The Methylocystis bryophila genome contains the following window.
GTTCGCCTCCACGATTTGGCGCTATCCCGGAGAGGCGGCGTGGCGTTTCGTTACTCTGCCAGAGCCGATATCGAGAGAAATCCAGCTTTTCCATCCCAGACGCGCCGGCTTTGGGTCCGTCAAGGTCACGGCGGCCATCGGAGGATCCGAGTGGCGGACGTCACTGTTCCCGGACAAGAAGACCGGCCGCTACCTTCTGCCGATCAAGGCGGACGTCCGCAAAAAGGAACATCTCGAGGATGGCGCCGAACTGGAAGTAAGCCTCGTCGTTCCTTGCGACTGAGCGGCGCCCGCTCCGAGGCGCTCAGCCCCCGGCGAGGCTGAGCGACATCAGCATCTCATCGAAATAAAGGCCGTCTTCCTTCACGGCGCGAGGCTCGATCCCGTAACTCTCAAAGCCCCAGCGCCGATAGAACCCCACGGCCGGCGCATTGCCGCTCATGACCGTGAGGGTGACGATTTCGACCGTTCGTCTCGCTTCGTCGAGCAGCGCAGACATCAACGCGTCGGCGATGCCGGACCCGCGATATTCTCTGCGAAGATACATGCCGAAGAGCAGCGCTTTATGCGCGATCTTGCATCCGACGCCTCGAGAAAGTCCGCCGATCCCGACGAGCTCATCCTCGCAAAAGGCGCCAACGACGAAATCGCGGAGGAGCCGCGCTTCGATCTCTTTCGGCGTCAGCCGCTCTTCATCCGCGGGGGCATAGCGAAACTCGCGCGTCTGCAGCGCGAAGCCCTCGAGCCGCAGCCGATGGAAGTCGCGCGCGTCAGCGGGCGCGAGCCTGCGTATCTCGAACCCGCCGACGCCCAAGTCCGGCCGTCCCAAGCCCAGCCTCACATATTCGGATAGTTCGGCCCGCCGCCGCCCTCGGGCGGCGCCCAGGTGATGTTTTGCGCCGGGTCCTTGATGTCGCAGGTTTTGCAATGCACGCAATTCTGCGCGTTGATCACGAAGCGCGGGTCACTTTTCGCCGCCTCGTCGGCGTAGACCACCTCATAGACTCCCGCCGGGCAATAAAGCCGGGCCGGCTCCCCGTAGCGAGGAAGATTGTCGTGGATCGGAACAGCCGGATCCCTGAGCTTGAGATGACAGGGCTGGTCCTCCTCGTGATTCGTGTTCGAGACGAAGACGGAGGAGAGCTTGTCGAAGGCGATTTTTCCCGAAAGCTTCGGATAGGTCTTGGGCGCCACTTCGGAAATCGGCTTCAGCGACGCGTAGTCGGGCTTTCCGTGCGGCAAGGTGCCGAAGACGGAGAAGCCGAAAAGCTCGTTCGTCCACATGTCGAAGCCGCCAAGCAGCACGCCGACATAGAGCCCATATTTCGAGAGGAGCGGCTTGACGTTGCGCACCAGCTTCAGATCGCGGCCGATGTCGGAAGCGCGCCAGGACGAGTCATATTCGCCGAGCTCGTCCTGCGCACGGCCCGCCTTCAGCGCCTTTTCCAAATGCTCGGCGGCGAGCATCCCCGAGAGCATCGCATTGTGCGAGCCCTTCACACGCGGGAGGTTCATGAAGCCCGCGGCGCAACCGATCAGCGCGCCTCCAGGGAAGACGAGCTTCGGCACGCTTTGCCAGCCGCCCTCGGTCAATGCGCGCGCGCCATAGGAAATGCGCTCGCCGCCTTCGAGCTGCTTGGCGATCAAGGGATGCGTCTTGAAGCGTTGGAACTCGTCGAAGGGGGAGAGCGTCGGATCGTCGTAGTTCAAATGGATGACGAAGCCGATCGAGACGAGGTCGTCGTCGAAGTGATAGAGGAAGGAGCCGCCGCCCGTGCGGCTGTCGAGCGGCCAGCCGAAGGTGTGCATCACGGCGCCGGCGCGATGCTTCTCCTTGGGGATGCGCCAAAGCTCTTTCAGGCCGATGCCGAATTTCTGCGGCTCGCTATTCTTGTCGAGCCCGAATTTGGCGATGAGCTGCTTCGAGAGCGACCCGCGCGCGCCTTCGGCGAACAGCGTGTAACGCCCGCGCAGCTCCATGCCGCGCGTGAAACTCTCCTTGTGATGGCCGTCCTTGGCGACGCCCATGTCGCCGGTCGCGACGCCCAGCACCTCGCCCTTGTCGCCATAGAGAATTTCGGCGCCGGCGAAGCCCGGATAGATCTCGACGCCGAGACCTTCGGCCTCCTGGGCGAGAAAGCGCACGACATTGCCGAGCGAGCCCACGAACTTGCCGTGATTGCTCATGAGCTTGGGGTTGATGACATGCGGCAGCGGCGTCGCGCCCGTCTCGCTCAAGAGAAAGATTTCGTCGGACGTCACTTGCGTGGAGATCGGATGATCGGCGCGCTCGCGCCAGCCCGGCAGCAGGCGATCCAGCGCGATCGGATCAATCACGGCGCCCGATAAGATATGCGCGCCGGGCTCCGAGCCCTTCTCGATCACGACGACCGAGAGGTTCTCATCGAGCTGCTTCAGGCGAATGGCGGCGCAAAGGCCCGCGGGTCCGGCGCCCACGATGACGACGTCGTAATCCATTGCTTCGCGCGGCGGCAATTCGTCCTGTTCCGATTCCATGCTTCTCCCCTTCGCGGCGGCCGGGCGATCCGCTGCGCTTTGGCGTCTTTGAGCGGCACCTTATAGGCTTTGCCGCGCGTTGCAAAAGTGGCGGCGCTACTTCCGCTCGCTGCTATGGTCGATGATCTCTTCCTCTAACGTGCGCGTCGCAGGGTTGTAGGTGACGTTGACCCTGATGTTGTCCTGCTTCAGCTCCAGCGCATAATCATGCTTGCCGTTCGCTGCGAACAGCTCCGCCTCGAGGCGGCTCATTTGCTTGGCGTTTTCGTATCCCATCATCGGATCGAACGGCAAGCCGTCCACGTAGAATACGGGATAGACCCGATGGTTGAGGAGATCGACCTTCGTCAGTTTTATTTTCCATTTGGAAAAAACGTCTTTCGTCGGGTGACGCCAATTGGCGATATCGTCGACGGTGACAACATCATCCGCACTTAATACAGTGCATGTCAGAGCAATAATTAGGCCCAAGCCAGCAGCAAACCTTCGCCCCATCCGTCGCACCCTTCCCTACTCCCGAAGATCGCGGCGAAGGCGCCCGCCGCATGCCCGATCACACGGTGACGCGTGCGGGAGCGGGCCAATCTTAGGGCGTTGGACCCGGTGGCCCATTAGTTCAGCACGACGACTTTGGTTCCGACCTTCACCCGTCCATAGAGATCGACGACATCACGATTTGTCATGCGAATGCACCCCGATGAAACGGCGGCGCCAATCGTGTCGGGCTCATTGGAGCCATGAATTCGGTATTCGCTCGAGCCCAGATAAAGCGCGCGGGCGCCGAGCGGATTTTCCATTCCTCCGGCCATGTGCCGCGGCAGATCCGGTCGTCTTTTGAGCATTTGCGGCGGCGGGCTCCAATCCGGCCACTCACGCTTGGCCGAAATCGTCTTCGTGCCCGACCAGGTAAAACCCTCGCGGCCAACGCCGACGCCGTATTCGATCGCGTGGCCGTCGCCAAGCACATAGTACAGCCGACGCTCCTTGGTCGAGACGACAACAGTGCCTTTTTTGTATTCAGGGTGCTTCCACCGCACGACCTGAGCCGGGATCGCTTGCTCGCGGAAAAGATTGACGAAATCGGCGAGCGCGCCGCGATCGAAAGGACTCCCCAGCGCTTGCGCGGGAAGGACAAGGCTGAGGGCCACCAAACCCCCGCAAAGCCAAGCATGCTGACGAATCATTTTCAGACCTCTCCCGGCGCTTTCGAAGACTTGTGCGAGCGCCGACGGGGCGGAACTTTCGTTAACGAATGCGGCAGGAATCCGGCGCCCGCCACGAGTGACGTTACGGTGGAGACTGACAGAAAATGGGCGTGTCAAGGCAGAGCTGGAGCCCTAACTAAGTCCCAGCGACGCAGGATGTGTCTCAAGCCGGGTTCTTCTCCCGCTCTGCTCGCCAAGGGTCCGCGCGGCGGTGGGCTCCTTTTACGCTCAGGCGCAGGAGTCGATCATGGACGAAATCAATCCCAGCAATCTGATCGCCGTCGCCGTCGCCATGGTGATCGCTGCGGGAATTCCGGCTTTGCTGCCGCGCCTGCCGCTGCCGGCCGTCGTGTTGGAGATCGTGCTCGGCGCCGTGGTCGGGCCGCAGGTTCTTGGACTCGTCCATCCCGGCGCAAGGCTGAACTTCCTGGCGGACTTCCTCGGTCTCGGCATGCTGTTCCTCATGGCCGGCTTCGAGACCGACCCAAAAGTGCTCCGAGGCCGCCCGATTCGTAACGCTTTGTTCGGGTGGGCCATGACCGCGGTTATCGCGTTCGGCGCGGCCATGTTGCTCAACATGTTAGGGCTCGCGAGCGCCCCTCTCTACACAGGGCTCGCGCTCACCACCACGACGATCGGCACGCTTCTGCCCATGCTGCGCGATTCCGGCCTTTTGGCTCCGCCTTATGGACCGATGGTGCTGGCCGCCGGCGCCATCGGCGAGGTCGGCCCGGTCATCGCGCTGTCGCTCATACAGGCCAAGGACCGCGCCCCCGAACAGGCGCTGATCATGATCGTTTTCGCCGCCCTTGCGGCCGGAGCTGTCGTCCTGGCCCAGCGGGCGAGCCGCAGCTCCTTCGAGGGAATTGTGACGCGAACCATGACGACGTCCAGCCAGCTTCCCGTGCGCCTGGCGATGTGCGCCCTCATCCTTCTGGGCGTGTTGTCCGAACAGCTGCAAATTGAAGTGGTCGTCGGCGCCTTTATCGCAGGGGCTCTGACCCGAGCCGCGCTCGAGCGTCAGCATGACGAAGCCATGAAGGCGCGCCTGGACGGCGCGGGTTCCGCTTTCCTGATTCCGATCTTTTTCGTGACCTCTGGCGTGCGCCTGGATGTCGCCTCGCTCGTTTCCAGCCCGATCGCCTTGACGATGGCGGCGGTCTACGCCCTTTTGATGCTGGTGGCGCGCGGCGCGCCGGCTCTCCTGCTCTACGGCGCCGATTTGTCTCTCCGGCAGCGCGTGGGGCTAGCGCTTCATTCTGGCACACAGCTTCCACTGGTGGTGGCTATCACCGCTATAGCTGTTCGACACGGCGCGATGTCGAGCGCGCAGGGGGCCGTCCTGGTTGGCGGCGGAATTCTCTCGACGATCCTCTTCCCGCAGCTGGCCAAGCTATTCTTGGAGGCGGAACCCGCCCCACAGCCTGTCAAGGCAAGGGGCCGCTGGGCGTTTTGGGTCTGATCAGCTCGGTTGAAGCTCCTGCGAGCGAACAGGATGTCGAACGTCAAGGCCGCAATTCAGATCACATAGCTGAACGAGTCATAAGCGATGTCGCTCAGCAGCTGATCCATATCGCGCGCGGGCTCGCCGCAGCCCGCGGCGCCGACGATCTTGGCCGGCACGCCGGCGACCGTCACATTGCGCGGCACGTCTTGCAGCACGACCGAGCCGGCGGCGACGCGGGAGCAGCGGCCGATCTCGATGTTGCCGAGGATTTTCGCGCCGGCGCCGATCAGCACGCCGTCCCTCACCTTGGGATGCCGGTCGCCGGAGACCTTGCCGGTTCCACCTAGCGTCACCCCCTGCATGAGCGAGACATTGCGGCCGACCGCCGCCGTCTCGCCGATGACGAGCCCCGTCGCATGATCGAGAAACACCCCTTCGCCAAAAGGCGCCGCCGGGTGAATGTCGGTCTGGAAGACCTCCGACGAGCGGCTCTGCAGATAAAGGGCGAGATCGCGCCGGCCGTTTCGCCACAGCCAATTGGCGAGCCGATGCGCCTCTATCGCATGAAACCCCTTAAAATGCAGAAAGGGTTCGAGGAGCCGCACGCAAGCCGGATCGCGCTCGACGATCGCCGTGAGGTCCGCTCGAAAGGCCGAGAGGAGCGCGGGTTCGGCGAAGATCGCGCCGCAATAGGCGTCGGCGAGCAGCTCCGCCGGCGCCGCCGGCGTCCCGAGGCGCGCGGCGATCCGCCGAACCAGGGCTTCCCCGAAGCTCTGGCGATTGAGCACGGCGCCGGTCAGAAACCCCGAAAGCGCCGGCTCCAGCGCCATCGCCGCTCTGGCCTCGTCGCGCAAATGGCGCCACAAAGCGTCACGCCCGGCGCAAATTTCGCTTAGCGTCGCGCGCGCGTCGGAAGACGCCGCGTCGGACCGAAAATTTGCGCTGATTCTGTTCATGTCGCTCGCGCCGTTTCGCCGCCTGCCCTCCCGCAGCGCGGCAAGACTACCTATCATATAGCGCGGGGACGGGCGTGGAAGGGCGTCGGCGGGGAGGGTCATCGTGTAAACGGATGATGGGCGTAAGTCCCTCCCCTGGAGGGCGAAGCGCGACGGTCGGGGTGAAAATCTTCGCCTTGATCCTGCCCCAGAGGATGCGGCCTTTCCGCTCGGCCGCGGCCATGCGAGAAAGGCCGGGCAGCGGACTTTAACTGGAAGCGAGAATGGATATCGAGGAGATCATCGGCAATTTCGAGCTGCTCGACGAGTGGGACGACCGCTATCGCTATTTGATCGAGCTCGGCCGCACGTTGGAGCCGCTGCCGCAGGAGGCATACAGCGACGCAAACAAGGTCCGCGGCTGCGCGAGCCAGGTCTGGCTCGAGACGCGGCCCGGAGCCGGCCCCGCGGGCGAGCCCGTGATTCTCTATCGCGGCGACAGCGACGCGCATATCGTCAAGGGTCTCGTCGCGCTGGCGCTCGCGCTCTTCTCGGGGCGCGCGCCGCAGACGATCATCGAGACAGACCCGCAGCCGGTCTTCGCGAAGCTCGGCCTCGCGCAGCATCTGACGCCGCAGCGCGCCAACGGTCTCCGGGCCATGGTCGACCGGATCAAAAATGAAGCCCGAACTCTTGCCTAGCGGCTCACAGCATGAACCATTCTAAGGTCTGAAACACCGTCATGGCCGGGCTTGTCCCGGCCACCCACGCCGGCCAGACGCCGCGGAGTCGGAAAGCGGCGAAATTCGTCTCTCCGCAAAGATCCTGCCGGGGACGAGGTTCCAGCTAAACCGATAACCTCGGGTGGAACGTGGAGTTTACCGGACCTCGTCATATTCGCCAGAATCTCGTAGAAAGCCTCAATGTCTCTGCGTGGATGGCCGGGACAAGCCCGGCCATGACGGGGTCAGTGAAGTGCGATTCCCAAAGGCAGAGCGCGAGACCATGCCAGGGGAAACCGGCCGCGTGAAGAAAACGAAGCGGAGCGCCGCGTCCTCCTCCCTGCCGACCCGCGAGGAGATTCTGGCCTTTTTGGCGCGCGAGGAGCAGGCGATGCGCGAATCCGGCCACGCCGCCAAGCTCGGCAAGCGCGAGATCGCGCGCGCCTTCTCGATCAAGGGCGCGGACCGGATCGAGCTCAAGCGCCTCATCGCCGGCCTCGTCGAGGAGGGCAAGCTCGAGCGGGGTCGCGGCGCCAGACCCAAACGCGGCGCGCTGCCGCCTGTCGCTCTCGTCGACATCGTCGGGCGCGATCCCGATGGGGAACTCGTCGCCGTTCCCGTCGACTGGGACGAGACGGTTCATGGCGCGCCGCCCCGCATCCGGATCGAGGCCCCGCGGCGGGCGAGGCCGGGCGAGCCGCTCGGAGGCGTCGGCGAGCGAGCGCTCGTGCGCGCCTCGCGCGATTTCGACGCCGGCCCCAACGAGCCCGCCTTCGTCGGCCGCGTCATCAAGCTTTTGACGCGCGAGCGGCGCCGGCAAATCGGCGTTTTGCGGATCGCCGAGAATGGCGCGGCGCGCATCGAGCCGGTCGACAAGAAGCAGGCGGGACGGGAAGTGACTGTCCTGCGGGACGACTGCGGCGACGCCGAAGACGGCGAGCTCGTCGCCTTCGATCTCCTGCCGAGAGCGCGCCATGGCGGGCATTTGGGCCGCGTGCGCGAGAAGCTCGGGTCGCTCACGAGCGAGAAAGCGGTGAGCCTCATCGCGCTTCGCGCCCATGACATCCCCGACCTCTTTCGCGCCGAAGCCTTGGCCGAAGCGGCCAAGGCGCGGCCCGCGAAGCTCGACTCGCATCGCGAGGACTGGCGCGACCTCCCCTTCGTGACGATCGATCCCCCCGACGCCAAAGATCATGACGACGCCGTGCATGCGACGCCGGACACTTCCCCGGACAATCCCGACGGCTTTGTGGTGAGCGTCGCGATCGCCGATGTCGCCTATTACGTTCACGCCCATTCGCCGCTCGACCGCGACGCTCTCGAGCGCGGTAATTCGGTCTATTTCCCCGACCGCGTCGTCCCCATGCTGCCCGAGCGCATCTCGAACGATCTCTGCTCGCTGCGCGCGGAGGAGGACCGGCCGGCGCTCGCCGTGCGGCTGCGCCTCGACCCGAAAGGCCGCAAGCTCGGCCATCGTTTTCACCGGGTCATGATCCGGTCGGCGGCGAAGCTCAATTACGCCCAGGCCCAGGCCGCGATCGACGGCAGGCCGGACGAGACGACGGCTCCCCTGCTCGAGCGCGCGCTGCGGCCGCTCTGGGCGGCCTATGAATGCGCAAGGCATGCGCGCAAGGCGCGCGCGCCGCTCGATCTCGACCTGCCCGAGCGCAAGATCCTGCTCAAGCCCGACGGCAGCTTCGACCGCGTCGTGATCCCGGAGCGGCTGGAGGCGCATCGGCTCATCGAGGAGTTCATGATCCTCGCCAATGTGGCCGCCGCCGAGACGCTCGAGGAAAACCGGCAGAAGCTCATCTATCGCGCGCATGACGAGCCGACGCGCGAAAAGCTCGCCGCGCTTTCCGAGTTTCTGTCGACGATCGGGGTCAAATTCGCCAAGGGCCAGACCGTCCGCGCCTCGAATTTCAACGCGGTCCTCGCCCGCGTGAAGGGTCATGCGCAGGAGAATCTCGTCAATGAGATCGTGTTGCGCACGCAAGCGCAGGCCGAATACACGCATGAGAATTACGGGCATTTCGGCCTCAATCTGCGCCGTTATGCGCATTTCACCTCGCCGATCCGCCGCTACGCCGATCTGGTTGTGCATCGCGCGCTGATCCGGGCGCTCGGTCTTGGGCCCGGGGCCATGCCGGAGACGAGCGCGAGCGAGCTCGCCGAGATCGCCGCGCGCATATCGGCGGCCGAGCGCCGCGCCATGGCGGCCGAGCGCGAGACGGTCGACAGGCTGATCGCCGCGCATCTCGCCGACCGGCTCGGCGCTATCTTTTCCGCGCGCATTTCGGGCGTCACCCGATCTGGGCTCTTCGTGCGGCTCGTCGAGACCGGCGCCGACGGCTTCGTGCCCATTTCGACGCTCGGCCGCGACCATTTTGCCTATGACGAGGCGCGCCATAGCCTGACGTCAAAGGGTTCAGGGGAGAGTTATCGCCTTGCGGACACGTTAGAGGTGCGGCTCATCGAGGTCGCGCCGGTCGCCGGAGCGCTCCGATTCGAACCGGCGCAGACGCAAGCCGCGCCGGGCGCAAGACGCATTTCGAGGCCGGGCGCGCGGTCTCGACGTCGGAGTTAAGGAGCTGCGCGACGAACGGACGCCCCGGCGCCCGTGGCCAAAATCGGGCGAAGCGGGGCTTGTGCCGGCAAATGGCGACCGGGCCGTTTCACCGGCCGAAAAAATGCGCTAGAGCGAGTTCAGCAAAAGTTGATAGACTTTTGTGATCGGAACTCGCCCCAGCTTTATGATCTGGCGGGTTTTCTCATCGCTCGAGCGATTCCGTTCGAGCGGAAAGCGCGCTGAAATAGGCGCTATCCTCGCATGGGGCCGCCAGCCGGCGCCACGCGGGTTGAAGACTTTCCGGCGCCGCTGGCTCGCGCGGCTGAATCTTGGAGGTTCCGGGGATGCCGTCCTATCTCGACCTGGCAGTGCTGGGCATTGTACTGTTCTCAGCGCTGCTCGCGACGCTGCGGGGCTTCACGCGCGAGGTGCTTGCCATCGTCGCCTGGGCCGGAGCTGCAGCCGTCGCCTATATCGAATTCAAGTCGCCGCATTTCCTCGGCTTCATCAAGCCCTACATCAGCAAGGAGGTCGTGGCGCAAGCGGTGGATGCGGCGGCCGTGTTCTTCGTCGCGCTCTTCCTAATCACGATCGTCACCGTCAAGCTGTCGGACGTGATTCTCGATTCGAAGATTGGCGCGCTGGACCGCACGCTCGGCTTCGTCTTCGGCGCGGCGCGCGGCTTCCTTATCGCCGTGGTGCTCTTTATTTTCTATGGCTGGCTGGTGCCGGAAAACAACCAGCCGTCTTGGGTAAAGACCGCACGCGGCAAGCCCGTGCTCGAAGCGATGGGCGACAGCCTGCGCGATATGGTTCCTCAGGACGCCGAGGCTTTCATCAACGAATTGAAGAACAAGAAGAGCATTCCGGCGATGGAGGAGCCGCCGCCGGAACCCGAGGGTGAAAACGCCAAGCAGGACGAGCCGTCATCGCCGCCGCAGCAGCCGGCTTCGCACAAGACGAGATGAGCAGGAGAATGGGGCGTCCAATAAAAATGCGGAGGAGAACCGCCCAATGACCTCTCCACCGCGGGACGAAACGCAGACGCCGCCCGAAGAAGCGACGGCGCTCTTGGATGAGGACAGGCTTCGCGAATATTGCGGCGTCTTCGGGGTCTTCGACTTGCCCGAGGCCGCCGCTTACACCGCGCTCGGCCTGCATGCGCTTCAGCACAGGGGACAAGAGGCCGCCGGCATCGTGTCCTTCGACGGGACACGCTTCCACGCCGAGCGCCGTCTCGGGCTCGTCGGCGATCATTTTTCGCACGAAAGAACGATCAAGCGCCTGCCGGGCGCCTCGGCGATCGGCCATGTGCGCTATGCGACGACCGGCGAAACGATGCTGCGCAACGTGCAGCCGCTTTTCGCCGAGCTCAACTCGGGCGGCTTCGCAGTCGGCCACAACGGCAATCTCACCAACGCGCAGACGCTGCGCCGCGAGCTCATCAACGAAGGCGCAATCTTCCAGTCGACCTCCGATACGGAGGTGATCCTGCATCTCGTCGCGCGCAGCCGCGAGAGCAAGCTCATCGATCGCTTCATCGACGCCCTGTCGCACATAGAAGGCGCTTATTCGCTGGTCGTCCTCACCAACGGCAAGCTCATCGGCGCGCGCGATCCTCTGGGCATCCGGCCGCTCGTCCTCGGCGAGCTCGACGGTCGATACATCCTCGCCTCCGAGACCTGCGCGCTCGACATCATGGGCGCACGCTTTGTTCGCGACGTGGCCAATGGCGAGATCGTCGTGATCTCGCATGAGGGAATCAGGAGCATCTGTCCTTTCCCGTCTCGGCCGGCGCGACCCTGCATCTTCGAATACATCTATTTCGCCCGCCCCGATTCGATCGTCCATGGGCGACCGGTCTATGAGGTGCGCAAGGCGATGGGCGTCGAGCTCGCGCGCGAGAACCGGATCCAGGCCGATGTCGTCGTGCCCGTTCCCGATTCCGGCGTGCCGGCGGCGATCGGCTTCGCGCGTGAGGCGGGCCTGCCCTTCGAGCTCGGCATTATCCGCAACCATTATGTCGGACGCACCTTCATTCAGCCGACGCAAGCGGTGCGCGAGATCGGCGTGCGCCTGAAGCACAGCGCCAATCGGGCCGTCGTCTCCGGCAAGCGCGTCATTCTCATCGACGACTCGATCGTGCGCGGAACAACCTCGATCAAGATCGTGCAGATGATGCGCGACGCCGGCGCGACCGAGGTGCATTTCCTGATCTCCTCGCCGCCGATCACGCATCCCGACTATTACGGCATTGACACGCCGCAGAAGGAAAAGCTGCTCGCGGCGACGCATAGTCTCGAGGAGATGCGCAGGGAGATTGGTTGCGACCAGCTCGCCTTTC
Protein-coding sequences here:
- a CDS encoding DUF1905 domain-containing protein; translation: MTGTYRFASTIWRYPGEAAWRFVTLPEPISREIQLFHPRRAGFGSVKVTAAIGGSEWRTSLFPDKKTGRYLLPIKADVRKKEHLEDGAELEVSLVVPCD
- a CDS encoding SufE family protein, whose translation is MDIEEIIGNFELLDEWDDRYRYLIELGRTLEPLPQEAYSDANKVRGCASQVWLETRPGAGPAGEPVILYRGDSDAHIVKGLVALALALFSGRAPQTIIETDPQPVFAKLGLAQHLTPQRANGLRAMVDRIKNEARTLA
- a CDS encoding CvpA family protein; amino-acid sequence: MPSYLDLAVLGIVLFSALLATLRGFTREVLAIVAWAGAAAVAYIEFKSPHFLGFIKPYISKEVVAQAVDAAAVFFVALFLITIVTVKLSDVILDSKIGALDRTLGFVFGAARGFLIAVVLFIFYGWLVPENNQPSWVKTARGKPVLEAMGDSLRDMVPQDAEAFINELKNKKSIPAMEEPPPEPEGENAKQDEPSSPPQQPASHKTR
- the rnr gene encoding ribonuclease R; translated protein: MPGETGRVKKTKRSAASSSLPTREEILAFLAREEQAMRESGHAAKLGKREIARAFSIKGADRIELKRLIAGLVEEGKLERGRGARPKRGALPPVALVDIVGRDPDGELVAVPVDWDETVHGAPPRIRIEAPRRARPGEPLGGVGERALVRASRDFDAGPNEPAFVGRVIKLLTRERRRQIGVLRIAENGAARIEPVDKKQAGREVTVLRDDCGDAEDGELVAFDLLPRARHGGHLGRVREKLGSLTSEKAVSLIALRAHDIPDLFRAEALAEAAKARPAKLDSHREDWRDLPFVTIDPPDAKDHDDAVHATPDTSPDNPDGFVVSVAIADVAYYVHAHSPLDRDALERGNSVYFPDRVVPMLPERISNDLCSLRAEEDRPALAVRLRLDPKGRKLGHRFHRVMIRSAAKLNYAQAQAAIDGRPDETTAPLLERALRPLWAAYECARHARKARAPLDLDLPERKILLKPDGSFDRVVIPERLEAHRLIEEFMILANVAAAETLEENRQKLIYRAHDEPTREKLAALSEFLSTIGVKFAKGQTVRASNFNAVLARVKGHAQENLVNEIVLRTQAQAEYTHENYGHFGLNLRRYAHFTSPIRRYADLVVHRALIRALGLGPGAMPETSASELAEIAARISAAERRAMAAERETVDRLIAAHLADRLGAIFSARISGVTRSGLFVRLVETGADGFVPISTLGRDHFAYDEARHSLTSKGSGESYRLADTLEVRLIEVAPVAGALRFEPAQTQAAPGARRISRPGARSRRRS
- a CDS encoding electron transfer flavoprotein-ubiquinone oxidoreductase, which codes for MESEQDELPPREAMDYDVVIVGAGPAGLCAAIRLKQLDENLSVVVIEKGSEPGAHILSGAVIDPIALDRLLPGWRERADHPISTQVTSDEIFLLSETGATPLPHVINPKLMSNHGKFVGSLGNVVRFLAQEAEGLGVEIYPGFAGAEILYGDKGEVLGVATGDMGVAKDGHHKESFTRGMELRGRYTLFAEGARGSLSKQLIAKFGLDKNSEPQKFGIGLKELWRIPKEKHRAGAVMHTFGWPLDSRTGGGSFLYHFDDDLVSIGFVIHLNYDDPTLSPFDEFQRFKTHPLIAKQLEGGERISYGARALTEGGWQSVPKLVFPGGALIGCAAGFMNLPRVKGSHNAMLSGMLAAEHLEKALKAGRAQDELGEYDSSWRASDIGRDLKLVRNVKPLLSKYGLYVGVLLGGFDMWTNELFGFSVFGTLPHGKPDYASLKPISEVAPKTYPKLSGKIAFDKLSSVFVSNTNHEEDQPCHLKLRDPAVPIHDNLPRYGEPARLYCPAGVYEVVYADEAAKSDPRFVINAQNCVHCKTCDIKDPAQNITWAPPEGGGGPNYPNM
- the cysE gene encoding serine O-acetyltransferase, with amino-acid sequence MNRISANFRSDAASSDARATLSEICAGRDALWRHLRDEARAAMALEPALSGFLTGAVLNRQSFGEALVRRIAARLGTPAAPAELLADAYCGAIFAEPALLSAFRADLTAIVERDPACVRLLEPFLHFKGFHAIEAHRLANWLWRNGRRDLALYLQSRSSEVFQTDIHPAAPFGEGVFLDHATGLVIGETAAVGRNVSLMQGVTLGGTGKVSGDRHPKVRDGVLIGAGAKILGNIEIGRCSRVAAGSVVLQDVPRNVTVAGVPAKIVGAAGCGEPARDMDQLLSDIAYDSFSYVI
- the purF gene encoding amidophosphoribosyltransferase; this encodes MTSPPRDETQTPPEEATALLDEDRLREYCGVFGVFDLPEAAAYTALGLHALQHRGQEAAGIVSFDGTRFHAERRLGLVGDHFSHERTIKRLPGASAIGHVRYATTGETMLRNVQPLFAELNSGGFAVGHNGNLTNAQTLRRELINEGAIFQSTSDTEVILHLVARSRESKLIDRFIDALSHIEGAYSLVVLTNGKLIGARDPLGIRPLVLGELDGRYILASETCALDIMGARFVRDVANGEIVVISHEGIRSICPFPSRPARPCIFEYIYFARPDSIVHGRPVYEVRKAMGVELARENRIQADVVVPVPDSGVPAAIGFAREAGLPFELGIIRNHYVGRTFIQPTQAVREIGVRLKHSANRAVVSGKRVILIDDSIVRGTTSIKIVQMMRDAGATEVHFLISSPPITHPDYYGIDTPQKEKLLAATHSLEEMRREIGCDQLAFLSIDGIYRAMGVGRRNDRQPQFTDHCFTGDYPTALTDLAAENRAQLSLLAEAS
- a CDS encoding cation:proton antiporter — translated: MDEINPSNLIAVAVAMVIAAGIPALLPRLPLPAVVLEIVLGAVVGPQVLGLVHPGARLNFLADFLGLGMLFLMAGFETDPKVLRGRPIRNALFGWAMTAVIAFGAAMLLNMLGLASAPLYTGLALTTTTIGTLLPMLRDSGLLAPPYGPMVLAAGAIGEVGPVIALSLIQAKDRAPEQALIMIVFAALAAGAVVLAQRASRSSFEGIVTRTMTTSSQLPVRLAMCALILLGVLSEQLQIEVVVGAFIAGALTRAALERQHDEAMKARLDGAGSAFLIPIFFVTSGVRLDVASLVSSPIALTMAAVYALLMLVARGAPALLLYGADLSLRQRVGLALHSGTQLPLVVAITAIAVRHGAMSSAQGAVLVGGGILSTILFPQLAKLFLEAEPAPQPVKARGRWAFWV
- a CDS encoding L,D-transpeptidase, translating into MIRQHAWLCGGLVALSLVLPAQALGSPFDRGALADFVNLFREQAIPAQVVRWKHPEYKKGTVVVSTKERRLYYVLGDGHAIEYGVGVGREGFTWSGTKTISAKREWPDWSPPPQMLKRRPDLPRHMAGGMENPLGARALYLGSSEYRIHGSNEPDTIGAAVSSGCIRMTNRDVVDLYGRVKVGTKVVVLN
- a CDS encoding GNAT family N-acetyltransferase; this translates as MGRPDLGVGGFEIRRLAPADARDFHRLRLEGFALQTREFRYAPADEERLTPKEIEARLLRDFVVGAFCEDELVGIGGLSRGVGCKIAHKALLFGMYLRREYRGSGIADALMSALLDEARRTVEIVTLTVMSGNAPAVGFYRRWGFESYGIEPRAVKEDGLYFDEMLMSLSLAGG